From one Cupriavidus sp. P-10 genomic stretch:
- a CDS encoding intradiol ring-cleavage dioxygenase produces the protein MDVRPAAGFVGTAHPDAARRRFLQELGGLFALAGIGTAQAQAPAACLLTPEATEGPFYLDDALVRADIRDGRPGQPLRLRLRVVEAQHNCAPVQGALVSVWHCDAEGSYSGESAANRQARYLRGVQATGADGVATFTTIYPGWYPARAIHIHYKVLLAQSEILTSQLYFDDALSRQVLGSHPAYRAHGVPTRPTTRDPIAGSRPSTVRVSQPAEPGGAIDGEFTVGIARA, from the coding sequence ATGGACGTGCGCCCTGCAGCCGGCTTTGTCGGGACAGCCCATCCCGACGCCGCACGCCGCCGCTTCCTGCAAGAACTGGGCGGCCTGTTTGCGCTCGCCGGCATCGGCACCGCGCAAGCGCAGGCGCCGGCGGCCTGCCTGCTCACCCCTGAGGCCACCGAAGGGCCCTTCTACCTGGACGACGCGCTGGTGCGCGCCGACATCCGCGACGGCCGCCCCGGCCAGCCGCTGCGGCTGCGCCTGCGCGTGGTCGAGGCGCAACACAACTGTGCGCCCGTCCAGGGCGCGCTGGTCAGCGTCTGGCACTGCGACGCCGAAGGCAGCTACAGCGGCGAAAGCGCCGCCAACCGGCAAGCGCGCTACCTGCGCGGCGTGCAGGCCACCGGGGCCGACGGCGTCGCGACGTTCACCACCATCTATCCCGGCTGGTATCCGGCGCGCGCCATCCATATCCATTACAAGGTGCTGCTGGCGCAGTCGGAAATCCTGACCAGCCAGCTGTACTTCGACGATGCGCTCAGCCGCCAGGTGCTCGGCAGCCACCCTGCCTACCGCGCACACGGCGTGCCGACACGGCCGACCACACGGGATCCGATCGCCGGCAGCCGGCCCAGCACGGTGCGCGTGAGCCAACCCGCGGAACCCGGCGGCGCGATCGACGGCGAATTCACGGTAGGCATCGCGCGCGCCTGA